Proteins found in one Limnothrix sp. FACHB-406 genomic segment:
- a CDS encoding secondary thiamine-phosphate synthase enzyme YjbQ, which translates to MSRSSASATVISVGAIDQRSQTTHVQQVLRLSTQGKRLHNITSAISELVARSGVTTGLCTLFVQHTSASLVIQENADSDVLQDLEAFLAGLVPESAPYQHSAEGPDDMPAHIRTALTHTSEQIPIVHGQLGLGIWQGIYLWEHRQHGRTREVVVHIMGG; encoded by the coding sequence ATGAGTCGTTCTAGCGCCTCCGCCACTGTCATTTCGGTTGGGGCGATCGACCAGCGATCGCAAACGACCCATGTGCAACAGGTGCTGCGCCTTTCAACCCAAGGCAAACGGTTGCACAACATCACCAGCGCGATCTCGGAACTGGTGGCGCGATCGGGAGTGACCACCGGCCTCTGTACGCTGTTTGTGCAGCATACCTCCGCCAGCCTGGTGATCCAGGAAAACGCCGATTCTGACGTGTTACAAGACCTGGAAGCCTTCCTCGCCGGCCTCGTCCCCGAATCGGCTCCCTACCAACACAGTGCCGAAGGGCCCGATGACATGCCGGCCCACATTCGCACCGCCTTGACCCACACTTCTGAACAAATTCCGATCGTGCATGGTCAACTGGGACTGGGGATTTGGCAGGGAATCTATCTCTGGGAACATCGACAGCACGGTCGCACGCGCGAAGTTGTGGTACATATCATGGGTGGTTAA
- a CDS encoding response regulator transcription factor, giving the protein MSKVLIVDDSATMREMIAALLQKHGMTTVLAGDGVEAQVQFEASAPDLVITDIVMPRMNGYEFCRWMKSDNNRKDVPVVLCTSKSEEFDRYWGMKQGADAYIAKPFQPEELIDTVRQLLK; this is encoded by the coding sequence GTGAGTAAGGTGCTAATTGTCGATGACAGCGCAACGATGCGCGAGATGATTGCCGCACTCCTCCAAAAACACGGCATGACGACGGTTTTGGCGGGCGATGGGGTAGAGGCACAGGTGCAATTTGAGGCCAGTGCTCCGGATTTGGTGATCACAGACATTGTGATGCCCCGGATGAATGGCTATGAATTTTGTCGTTGGATGAAGTCGGATAACAACCGAAAGGACGTGCCCGTGGTGCTTTGCACCAGCAAGAGCGAAGAGTTCGATCGCTACTGGGGCATGAAACAAGGGGCCGATGCTTACATCGCCAAGCCCTTCCAACCGGAAGAGCTGATCGACACGGTGCGGCAACTGTTGAAGTAG
- a CDS encoding tetratricopeptide repeat protein: MSKLGKLSLKQQSIRALQVLAVLWGCMGLSMPARAEVLLPYAPPIDPQWSEQALDLAQDAARLVQFEQYDEALARIRVAAYLAPKNPQVLRLMGGLYLQSQQIDRGIQVLESARALAPEDPSVLLALGSAYGQQKRWDEALTTLQAGLKLQDSPTGRFDLGNVYLTMGRFQQAIEQFRQAVTLEARMWPAVNNIGLALYELGDRDNALKEWEAALAVDPTAAEPKLAIATATYTAAGCQSQARDPNCLKGLALAQEALDTDERYADLQYLKDNLWGTQLLKDAQVLLDRLKRDRAAAR; encoded by the coding sequence GTGAGCAAACTGGGCAAACTGAGCTTGAAACAACAGAGCATCCGAGCGCTCCAGGTTCTGGCTGTGCTTTGGGGTTGCATGGGGCTATCCATGCCGGCCCGGGCGGAAGTGTTGCTGCCCTATGCACCGCCAATTGATCCCCAGTGGTCTGAGCAGGCTTTGGATCTAGCCCAAGATGCGGCGCGTTTGGTGCAGTTTGAGCAATACGATGAGGCCCTGGCCCGCATTCGAGTGGCGGCCTATCTCGCTCCCAAAAATCCGCAGGTTTTGCGGTTGATGGGCGGTTTATATCTCCAATCTCAACAGATCGATCGGGGCATTCAGGTGCTGGAATCGGCCCGGGCCTTGGCTCCGGAAGATCCATCGGTGTTGTTGGCGTTAGGGTCGGCCTACGGGCAACAGAAGCGCTGGGATGAGGCGCTAACCACGTTGCAGGCGGGCCTCAAGCTTCAGGACTCGCCCACGGGCCGGTTTGACTTGGGGAATGTCTACCTAACCATGGGCCGGTTCCAGCAGGCGATCGAGCAGTTTCGGCAAGCGGTGACCCTGGAAGCACGGATGTGGCCAGCGGTGAACAATATCGGCTTGGCGCTGTATGAGTTGGGCGATCGGGACAATGCCCTCAAGGAGTGGGAAGCTGCTTTGGCCGTGGATCCAACCGCCGCAGAACCCAAACTAGCGATCGCCACGGCCACCTACACCGCTGCCGGTTGCCAAAGCCAAGCCCGAGATCCCAACTGCCTGAAGGGGTTGGCCCTGGCCCAGGAAGCTTTGGACACCGATGAGCGCTATGCGGATTTGCAGTACCTGAAGGACAACCTCTGGGGCACTCAACTGTTGAAGGATGCACAAGTGTTGCTCGATCGCCTCAAGCGCGATCGGGCAGCCGCTCGCTAA
- a CDS encoding tetratricopeptide repeat protein has translation MPSLADELPLEARVQAARSLFDQAFEATNGGQFAQAERYWTQILELFPDNAEIWSNRGNARASQNRLQEAIADYNEAISRAPNAPDPYLNRGAARENAGDLTGAIADYDHVLELDPNDAAAYNNRGNAEAGLGQWAIAVDDYAQAERLAPDFAIARVNHALALFQVGDRAEALRLLRNLVRKYPTFADARAALTAALWDAGDRGEAESQWVSVVGLDRRYKDLEWVAKVRRWPPAMVTALEKFLKL, from the coding sequence ATGCCGAGTTTGGCCGATGAGTTGCCCCTTGAAGCCCGCGTTCAGGCCGCGCGATCGCTCTTTGACCAAGCTTTTGAGGCCACCAATGGCGGGCAATTTGCCCAGGCCGAGCGTTACTGGACGCAAATTTTGGAACTTTTTCCCGACAATGCGGAAATTTGGAGCAACCGGGGCAATGCCCGCGCCAGCCAAAATCGGCTTCAGGAGGCGATCGCGGACTATAACGAAGCGATTAGCCGTGCTCCCAATGCGCCGGATCCCTACCTGAATCGGGGGGCGGCTCGGGAGAATGCGGGCGATTTGACGGGGGCGATCGCGGACTATGACCACGTGTTGGAATTGGATCCCAATGATGCGGCCGCCTACAACAACCGGGGCAACGCGGAGGCGGGCCTTGGCCAATGGGCGATCGCGGTTGACGACTATGCCCAGGCGGAGCGCTTGGCTCCCGATTTTGCGATCGCCCGGGTGAACCATGCCCTCGCCCTGTTCCAGGTGGGCGATCGGGCGGAGGCCTTGCGCCTGTTGCGGAATTTGGTGCGGAAATATCCCACCTTTGCCGATGCGCGGGCGGCCCTGACGGCGGCCCTGTGGGATGCGGGCGATCGCGGCGAGGCCGAAAGCCAGTGGGTCTCGGTAGTGGGTCTCGATCGGCGCTACAAGGATTTGGAGTGGGTGGCGAAGGTGCGCCGTTGGCCGCCCGCCATGGTGACCGCCCTGGAAAAATTCCTCAAGCTTTAA
- a CDS encoding pentapeptide repeat-containing protein, with product MKTSHKTWTAAITFLLAGSLASVAWAQNTTDPQQFISGSARSCQGCDLQEANLSGISRVNARLRQAQLQLANLSDSNFEGSYFTCANLASANLRNTKLRFANFVDANLSGTDLRGADLRNVDLGGAIVDENTNFEGANLEGAKLWDSATLYRSGVDLRRVPRNVEGDLERVRCRNR from the coding sequence ATGAAAACGTCCCACAAAACTTGGACTGCCGCGATCACCTTCCTGTTGGCAGGCAGCTTGGCCAGCGTGGCCTGGGCCCAAAACACCACCGATCCCCAGCAGTTCATCAGCGGCAGCGCCCGCAGTTGCCAAGGTTGCGATCTTCAGGAAGCCAACCTCAGCGGCATCAGTCGGGTTAATGCGCGGCTGCGTCAGGCCCAACTGCAACTGGCCAATCTTTCCGACAGCAACTTTGAGGGCAGCTACTTCACCTGCGCCAACTTGGCCAGTGCCAACCTGCGCAACACCAAGCTGCGGTTTGCCAATTTTGTGGATGCCAACCTCAGCGGAACTGATCTGCGGGGAGCTGATCTGCGCAATGTGGACTTGGGCGGGGCGATCGTGGACGAAAATACCAACTTTGAAGGGGCCAACCTTGAAGGGGCCAAGCTTTGGGATTCTGCAACCCTCTACCGCTCCGGTGTCGATTTACGGCGAGTTCCCCGCAATGTTGAAGGCGATCTGGAGCGGGTGCGCTGCCGGAATCGCTAG
- the argS gene encoding arginine--tRNA ligase, protein MKDAIARLRSALETALVKAFGPELVGTDPMLVPASNPKFGDYQANVALSLAKQWGKPPREVASAIVAALAIEDFCEPPTIAGPGFINLTLKADYLLGQLRLSQGSDRLGIDPVAQPQRILVDFSSPNIAKEMHVGHLRSTIIGDVLARVLEFLGHDVLRLNHVGDWGTQFGMLITHLREVAPEALTNANAIDLGDLVAFYQKAKKRFDEDEDFKERSRQEVVRLQGGDPDSRRAWQLLCDQSRREFQKIYDLLDIQLTERGESFYNPLLSEVVSALETAGLLVEDAGARCVFLDGFVNKDGNPLPLIVQKSDGGYNYATTDLAAIRYRTTQDRADRIIYVTDSGQANHFAQVFQVAERAGWVPAGVELVHVPFGLVLGEDGKKLKTRSGDTPKLKDLLAEAIDRSRADVEQRLQSEERSETPEFIEQVAQIVGLSAVKYADLSQNRTSSYAFSYDKMLALQGNTAPYMLYAYARIQSISRKGEIDFQNLDSAELILSDESEWALLKHLLRLDEVLEAIAAELMPNRLCEYLFELSKKFNKFYDRCPVLNAAEPDRTSRLVLCDATARTLKLGLNLLGIAVLDRI, encoded by the coding sequence GTGAAAGACGCGATCGCCCGCCTTCGTTCAGCCCTGGAAACCGCCCTGGTCAAAGCCTTTGGCCCGGAGTTGGTTGGCACGGATCCGATGCTGGTTCCGGCCAGCAATCCCAAGTTTGGGGATTACCAAGCCAATGTGGCCCTGTCCTTAGCGAAACAGTGGGGCAAGCCACCGCGCGAGGTCGCCAGCGCGATCGTGGCGGCCTTGGCAATCGAGGATTTCTGCGAACCCCCTACCATTGCGGGGCCGGGCTTCATTAACCTGACCCTCAAGGCCGACTACCTGTTGGGGCAATTGCGATTGAGCCAAGGGAGCGATCGACTGGGCATTGACCCCGTAGCGCAACCGCAGCGCATTTTGGTGGACTTTTCCAGCCCCAACATTGCCAAGGAAATGCATGTGGGCCATTTGCGCTCCACGATCATTGGCGATGTGCTGGCCCGGGTTTTGGAGTTTTTGGGCCACGACGTGTTGCGGCTGAACCATGTGGGCGATTGGGGCACGCAGTTTGGGATGTTGATTACCCATCTGCGGGAAGTGGCTCCGGAAGCCCTCACCAACGCCAATGCGATCGACCTGGGCGATCTGGTGGCGTTCTATCAAAAAGCGAAAAAGCGGTTTGATGAGGACGAGGATTTCAAAGAGCGATCGCGCCAAGAGGTTGTGCGCTTGCAGGGCGGCGATCCCGACAGCCGCCGCGCCTGGCAATTGCTCTGCGATCAATCCCGGCGGGAATTCCAAAAAATCTACGACCTACTCGATATCCAACTCACGGAACGGGGAGAATCGTTTTATAACCCCCTGCTGTCGGAGGTGGTGAGCGCCCTGGAAACGGCGGGCCTGCTGGTGGAGGATGCGGGGGCCCGCTGCGTGTTCCTAGACGGTTTTGTGAATAAGGACGGGAACCCGCTGCCCCTGATTGTTCAAAAGTCCGATGGGGGCTACAACTACGCCACAACGGATTTGGCCGCCATTCGCTATCGCACCACCCAAGACCGGGCCGATCGAATCATTTACGTCACCGATTCGGGGCAAGCAAACCACTTTGCCCAGGTGTTTCAGGTGGCCGAGCGGGCCGGCTGGGTTCCGGCGGGAGTGGAACTGGTGCATGTGCCCTTTGGTTTGGTGCTGGGTGAGGACGGCAAAAAGCTGAAGACCCGATCGGGAGATACACCGAAGCTGAAGGATTTGTTGGCGGAGGCGATCGATCGATCGCGGGCCGACGTGGAACAGCGGTTGCAGTCAGAAGAGCGCAGTGAAACTCCCGAGTTCATTGAACAGGTGGCGCAAATTGTGGGCCTCAGCGCGGTGAAATATGCGGACTTGTCCCAAAACCGCACCAGTAGCTATGCCTTTAGCTACGACAAAATGTTGGCGCTTCAGGGCAACACAGCACCCTATATGCTCTATGCCTACGCTCGGATTCAAAGCATTAGCCGTAAGGGTGAAATTGATTTTCAGAACTTGGACAGTGCCGAACTCATCCTCAGTGACGAGAGCGAGTGGGCATTGCTCAAGCACCTTTTGCGACTGGATGAAGTTCTAGAGGCGATCGCGGCGGAATTGATGCCCAATCGTCTCTGTGAATATCTTTTTGAACTGAGCAAAAAATTCAATAAATTCTATGATCGCTGCCCGGTTTTGAATGCCGCAGAACCCGATCGCACTTCCCGATTAGTGCTCTGTGATGCCACGGCACGTACCCTGAAACTGGGGCTGAATTTGTTGGGTATTGCAGTGCTCGATCGAATCTAA
- a CDS encoding glycosyltransferase, giving the protein MEPESWPMVSVIVPIYNGEADLPPLVDCLLAQDYPPSQVEFILVDNRSGDRSWDWLQRAQQMASDRGWQLHPLQELTIQSSYAARNRGIRVARGEILVFTDADCRPQPQWLRSLVGDFADPAIGMVAGEITSLPGHTLLERYADRQETLSQKHTIDHPFLPYGQTANLAVRREVFQAIGLFRPYLTTGGDADLCWRMQQATDWAIAFAPGAIVEHRHRATWQEFASQWRRYGRSNRYLHQLHGVPLMRRRSARQELRRWVRWSLRELPLAFGRWLFKKGSLLDALSTPIELLGSRERWRGQVRAQLPDRADWIEPFEALK; this is encoded by the coding sequence ATGGAGCCGGAGTCTTGGCCCATGGTGTCCGTGATTGTGCCGATTTATAACGGCGAGGCGGACTTGCCTCCCTTAGTTGATTGCCTGTTGGCTCAGGACTATCCCCCCAGCCAAGTGGAATTTATTCTGGTGGACAATCGCAGCGGCGATCGCTCCTGGGATTGGCTGCAGCGGGCCCAGCAAATGGCTAGCGATCGGGGATGGCAACTGCATCCTCTCCAGGAATTGACGATTCAGTCGTCCTATGCGGCGCGGAACCGGGGAATTCGGGTAGCGCGGGGGGAAATTCTGGTGTTTACGGATGCGGACTGTCGCCCTCAACCGCAATGGCTGCGATCGCTGGTGGGAGATTTTGCCGATCCCGCAATTGGGATGGTGGCTGGGGAAATCACGTCCCTGCCGGGCCATACCCTGTTAGAACGCTATGCTGATCGCCAAGAAACCCTCTCGCAAAAACACACGATCGACCATCCCTTTTTGCCCTATGGCCAAACGGCGAACCTGGCGGTGCGGCGAGAAGTTTTCCAGGCGATCGGGCTGTTTCGTCCTTATCTGACCACCGGAGGCGATGCGGATTTGTGTTGGCGGATGCAACAGGCCACGGATTGGGCGATCGCCTTTGCGCCGGGGGCCATTGTGGAACACCGCCATCGGGCCACCTGGCAGGAATTTGCCAGTCAATGGCGACGGTATGGCCGCTCCAATCGCTACCTACACCAGTTGCATGGTGTGCCGCTGATGCGTCGTCGATCGGCCCGCCAGGAATTGCGCCGTTGGGTGCGCTGGAGCCTGCGAGAGTTACCCCTGGCTTTTGGGCGCTGGCTGTTTAAAAAAGGCTCCCTGCTCGATGCCCTATCAACGCCCATTGAACTGTTGGGCAGTCGTGAACGTTGGCGCGGGCAAGTGCGGGCCCAGTTACCCGATCGCGCGGATTGGATTGAGCCATTTGAGGCATTGAAATGA
- the mraY gene encoding phospho-N-acetylmuramoyl-pentapeptide-transferase, whose protein sequence is MDAKFPVQKSFALTGTQLFLLLTGCLSAAAVTIDGLSGRSPYGLESLTLPLVTAAAVTAAIGSWVVPLLRRLKTGQVIREDGPQSHFVKAGTPTMGGIFFVPTAVVLTLLLGIGCGWSGSQWADALAVGALTLAYGFIGWIDDWQVLRRKSNKGITPRQKLALQVLFGGLFCLWLGLTKSWDLTTVALPLGFALPLGILFFPIGWFTLVAESNATNLTDGLDGLAGGTGAIALLSLGAIVYPTSPALGLFCACLSGACLGFLAYNRNPARVFMGDTGSLALGGALAAVALLTHSLWSLAIVGGVFLAETLSVVLQVSYYKATKGPDGKGKRLFKMAPLHHHFELSGWSELQVVSTFYLVAAALGALGLWWR, encoded by the coding sequence GTGGATGCTAAATTTCCAGTTCAAAAATCCTTTGCACTAACCGGCACGCAGCTATTTTTGCTGCTGACGGGTTGCCTGAGCGCTGCCGCAGTGACAATCGATGGCCTGTCTGGGCGATCGCCCTATGGCCTGGAATCGCTCACCTTGCCGCTGGTGACAGCCGCCGCTGTAACCGCCGCGATCGGGTCTTGGGTAGTGCCCCTGTTGCGCCGTCTCAAAACCGGCCAGGTGATTCGAGAAGATGGCCCCCAATCCCACTTTGTGAAAGCGGGAACCCCCACCATGGGCGGCATCTTCTTTGTGCCCACGGCCGTGGTTTTGACCCTACTTTTAGGAATAGGTTGCGGTTGGTCTGGTTCCCAGTGGGCCGATGCACTGGCGGTGGGAGCCTTGACCCTAGCCTATGGTTTCATCGGTTGGATTGACGATTGGCAGGTCTTGCGCCGCAAATCGAATAAAGGCATTACCCCGCGCCAAAAACTGGCGCTGCAAGTGCTGTTTGGTGGATTGTTTTGCCTTTGGTTGGGGCTGACAAAATCTTGGGATTTAACAACGGTGGCCCTGCCCTTGGGGTTTGCACTGCCCTTGGGAATTTTGTTTTTCCCGATCGGCTGGTTCACCCTGGTGGCGGAAAGCAACGCTACAAACCTTACCGATGGCTTGGATGGACTGGCGGGCGGCACTGGGGCGATCGCCCTCTTGAGCCTGGGAGCGATTGTTTACCCCACTTCTCCGGCCCTGGGTCTCTTCTGTGCTTGCCTGTCGGGAGCCTGCCTGGGCTTTTTGGCCTATAACCGCAATCCAGCCCGCGTGTTCATGGGCGATACGGGATCTTTGGCCCTCGGCGGTGCGTTGGCTGCCGTGGCCCTGTTGACCCACTCGCTCTGGAGTTTGGCCATTGTTGGCGGGGTGTTCCTGGCTGAAACCCTTTCGGTGGTGTTGCAGGTGAGCTATTACAAAGCCACCAAAGGCCCGGACGGCAAGGGCAAGCGACTCTTCAAGATGGCCCCGCTGCATCACCATTTTGAGCTTTCTGGCTGGTCAGAATTGCAAGTGGTTTCCACGTTCTATCTGGTGGCTGCGGCCCTTGGTGCTCTGGGACTCTGGTGGCGTTGA